The following coding sequences lie in one Methanothermobacter sp. MT-2 genomic window:
- a CDS encoding molybdopterin-guanine dinucleotide biosynthesis protein B has protein sequence MKILSVIGTKDTGKTTLVTRLIKALTDKGHKVGTIKHSHSFDFPGKDTERHKKAGAKIITGTGKETFFLSPTEKDIKWIISTIPFIQEIDFLIIEGFKKLKFANISTSIKNEFTIKKVDPFSLKEEEFEKLLQIIEKRTYGLLLDLNCGKCGFESCEEFAKAKIKGDADDINCKSQFKKAMLRINGHPIPLNPFVQEILSKTITGMVKSLQRKETKINKIEIIIRGEK, from the coding sequence ATGAAGATACTTAGCGTGATAGGTACAAAGGACACTGGTAAAACAACACTCGTAACAAGACTAATAAAAGCATTAACAGACAAAGGCCACAAGGTTGGCACAATAAAACACAGCCATAGCTTCGACTTTCCAGGTAAAGACACAGAAAGACACAAGAAAGCAGGGGCGAAAATAATCACAGGAACTGGAAAAGAAACCTTCTTCCTCTCCCCAACAGAAAAAGACATAAAATGGATAATATCAACCATACCATTCATACAAGAAATAGACTTCCTAATAATAGAAGGATTCAAAAAACTGAAATTCGCCAACATATCAACCTCCATAAAAAACGAATTCACTATAAAAAAAGTAGACCCATTCTCCCTCAAAGAAGAAGAATTCGAAAAACTCCTCCAAATAATAGAAAAAAGAACCTACGGCCTCCTACTAGACCTAAACTGTGGAAAATGCGGATTTGAATCCTGCGAAGAATTTGCGAAGGCCAAAATTAAAGGAGATGCAGATGATATAAACTGCAAAAGCCAATTCAAAAAAGCAATGTTACGCATAAATGGCCATCCAATACCACTCAACCCATTCGTCCAAGAAATCCTATCAAAAACCATCACTGGAATGGTTAAATCCCTCCAAAGAAAAGAAACTAAAATCAACAAAATAGAAATCATAATAAGAGGAGAAAAATGA
- a CDS encoding formate dehydrogenase alpha subunit: MKGKVEFILDGQRIEVDEGKSILEAALENGVYIPHLCFRPGLDAFGACRLCLVETADGRLVTACETLVEDGMRVISDSQRLNGIRRVIASLLISEHVGDCLRCPSSGECKLQEVSSYLGISDEDLMGLRELKIDDSIDDSNPFFIKDNGKCVLCGLCIQSCDIIGVNAIDFTFRGAKTKIGTFMDKPLMDSICVSCGECVETCPVGALISRLEKPSREVKSVCPYCGVGCGIYLGIKGNRIVSARGDPKNPVNYGKLCVKGRFALDFVNSEERLEKPLIKQNGSFKEVGWDEAISFIADKLSKYDGDEFAAIASAKCTNEENYLLQKFTRVVMNSNNIDHCARLCHAPSLVALSKTLGSGAMTNSINELKNADCIFAIGTNTTETHPIIAYKVIEAVKNGSKLIVANPTRIELVRHADVYLRNKPGTDVPLILGMCKIILEEDLIDHDFIKEKTEGSESFIEYLRSLRLDEIESITGVPREDIRRAAILYASSPNSSIIYAMGITQHINGTDNVFALSNLALLTSNLGRAHTGVNPLRGQNNVQGSSDMGALPNLYPGYQPLEDAKEKFETKWKCKLPKENGLTLPEIFENILKGKVKALYIMGENPILSEPDIENVEKALKSLEFLIVQDIFPTETSKFADVILPACSFAEKDGTFTNTERRVQMIRSAVKPPGYAKPDWWIICKIAEKMGASGFEFENPQEIFEEIRELVPSYSGISYERLESGGIQWPCRSTEDPGTVYLYKDSFARENGRAKFIIPSFKLVEIPDEEYPFMLITGRSLYQYHTRTMTSKIKGLEEFEDWKFLQMNPRDGERLGICEGDFVLVRSRRGSARVRVRFNEALMEGVTFMSFHFALANRLTSSKRDPLSGMPGLKVSCVALTPQQDV, encoded by the coding sequence ATGAAGGGGAAAGTAGAGTTTATCTTAGATGGTCAAAGGATTGAAGTTGATGAGGGTAAAAGTATATTGGAGGCCGCCCTCGAAAACGGCGTATACATACCGCATCTTTGTTTCAGGCCGGGTTTGGATGCCTTCGGCGCCTGTAGATTGTGTCTGGTTGAAACAGCTGATGGTAGGCTTGTAACTGCATGCGAGACTCTAGTAGAAGATGGTATGAGGGTGATATCCGATTCTCAGAGGCTTAATGGGATTAGGAGGGTTATAGCTTCATTGTTGATAAGTGAACATGTGGGGGATTGTCTTAGATGTCCTAGCTCTGGAGAATGTAAATTACAGGAGGTGTCCTCTTATCTTGGCATCAGTGATGAGGATTTGATGGGGCTGAGGGAACTTAAAATTGATGATTCAATTGATGATTCTAACCCGTTCTTTATAAAGGATAATGGGAAGTGCGTGCTCTGCGGCTTATGCATCCAATCTTGTGATATTATAGGCGTTAATGCGATAGATTTCACATTTAGAGGTGCTAAGACCAAGATTGGCACATTTATGGACAAACCCTTGATGGATTCCATCTGCGTATCTTGTGGTGAATGTGTTGAAACATGTCCTGTCGGCGCCCTTATAAGCAGGTTAGAGAAGCCATCAAGGGAAGTCAAAAGCGTGTGTCCATATTGTGGTGTGGGCTGTGGGATTTATCTCGGAATCAAGGGTAATAGGATAGTTAGCGCAAGGGGAGACCCTAAAAATCCGGTTAATTATGGAAAACTTTGTGTTAAGGGGAGGTTCGCCTTAGACTTCGTGAACAGCGAAGAAAGACTAGAAAAACCACTCATAAAACAAAATGGTAGTTTCAAAGAGGTTGGGTGGGATGAAGCCATTTCATTCATAGCAGATAAACTTTCAAAGTATGATGGGGATGAATTCGCGGCTATAGCCTCCGCGAAGTGTACTAATGAAGAAAATTATCTGCTACAAAAATTTACTAGAGTTGTGATGAACTCCAATAATATTGATCATTGTGCAAGGCTCTGTCACGCCCCATCCCTCGTGGCGCTCAGCAAAACCCTCGGCAGCGGCGCCATGACCAATTCAATCAACGAACTTAAAAATGCTGATTGTATCTTCGCAATAGGAACCAACACAACAGAAACACACCCCATAATCGCATATAAAGTTATAGAAGCCGTTAAAAACGGTTCAAAACTTATAGTGGCCAATCCTACAAGGATAGAGCTTGTAAGACATGCTGATGTTTACCTTAGGAATAAACCCGGCACTGATGTGCCTTTAATCTTGGGAATGTGCAAGATCATATTAGAGGAGGATCTTATAGACCATGATTTCATAAAAGAAAAAACTGAAGGTTCCGAATCTTTCATAGAATATCTTCGTAGTCTTAGATTAGATGAGATAGAATCTATAACGGGTGTGCCCCGAGAGGATATTAGGAGGGCTGCTATACTCTATGCCTCTTCTCCCAACTCGTCGATAATCTATGCCATGGGTATAACACAACATATCAATGGAACTGATAATGTCTTTGCACTTAGCAATCTTGCACTTTTAACAAGCAACCTTGGAAGAGCCCATACAGGTGTTAATCCATTAAGAGGACAGAATAATGTCCAAGGATCCTCAGATATGGGCGCATTACCCAATTTATATCCAGGATACCAACCGCTTGAAGATGCGAAGGAAAAATTTGAAACAAAATGGAAGTGTAAACTACCCAAAGAAAATGGGCTGACGTTACCTGAAATATTTGAAAATATACTCAAAGGTAAAGTAAAAGCATTGTATATAATGGGCGAAAATCCCATTTTAAGCGAACCAGACATAGAGAATGTGGAAAAAGCCCTTAAAAGCCTTGAATTTTTAATCGTGCAGGATATATTCCCAACTGAAACTTCAAAGTTTGCAGATGTTATTCTACCGGCTTGTTCATTCGCAGAAAAAGATGGTACATTCACAAACACTGAACGAAGAGTCCAAATGATAAGATCTGCTGTTAAACCACCAGGATATGCCAAACCAGACTGGTGGATCATATGCAAGATAGCAGAAAAAATGGGAGCCTCAGGTTTTGAATTTGAAAACCCCCAGGAAATTTTTGAGGAGATAAGGGAACTTGTACCATCTTATAGTGGCATATCATATGAAAGGTTAGAAAGTGGGGGAATACAATGGCCATGTAGAAGTACAGAGGATCCTGGGACGGTCTATCTTTATAAGGATAGTTTTGCGAGGGAAAATGGTAGGGCGAAGTTTATAATACCATCATTTAAGTTAGTTGAGATTCCTGATGAGGAGTATCCCTTTATGCTTATCACAGGTAGAAGTTTATATCAGTATCATACTAGGACTATGACAAGTAAAATTAAGGGTCTTGAAGAGTTTGAGGATTGGAAGTTTCTCCAAATGAATCCTAGGGATGGTGAGAGGTTGGGAATTTGTGAGGGCGATTTTGTGTTGGTTAGATCTAGGCGAGGGTCTGCTAGGGTTAGGGTGAGATTTAATGAAGCTTTAATGGAAGGTGTTACTTTTATGAGTTTCCATTTCGCTCTTGCCAATCGTCTTACAAGTTCTAAGAGAGATCCTCTTTCTGGGATGCCTGGTTTGAAGGTTTCTTGTGTTGCTTTAACCCCACAACAGGATGTGTAG
- a CDS encoding tungsten formylmethanofuran dehydrogenase subunit H: protein MPKHIVSGLRYLAAVNLTKQGHTQKEVAKRLGINRSTVSHYLNGRNLSIKSIEIAKVITELCPRDFLLLTYALIQDIDKTKIIVKSCQKKKFKASVKNSCIGCGICIDSCLMKAIKLDELKAKIDSKWCCGCLICVEMCPTNSIEIEEVED from the coding sequence ATGCCAAAGCATATAGTTTCCGGACTAAGATACCTTGCAGCAGTAAACCTAACAAAACAGGGACACACACAAAAAGAGGTAGCCAAAAGACTAGGCATCAACAGATCCACCGTCTCCCACTACCTAAACGGTAGAAACCTTTCAATAAAATCCATAGAAATTGCAAAGGTAATAACAGAATTATGCCCAAGAGACTTCCTACTTCTAACCTACGCCCTCATACAAGACATAGACAAAACAAAAATAATAGTCAAAAGTTGCCAAAAAAAGAAATTCAAAGCCTCAGTGAAAAATTCATGCATCGGATGCGGTATCTGCATAGACAGCTGCCTTATGAAAGCCATAAAACTAGATGAACTAAAAGCAAAAATCGACTCAAAATGGTGTTGTGGTTGCCTCATATGTGTTGAAATGTGTCCAACAAACTCTATAGAAATTGAGGAGGTAGAAGATTGA
- a CDS encoding tungsten formylmethanofuran dehydrogenase subunit F, with product METTEVIEEGGNITVERAGEESRKLLFNNGLCAVCGLCEEICPVEAIETNPTGAMIRTEQETSKITIDEGKCVLCGMCSSICPFQALDLQIDGTSIKEIPGYPQLIKSAEIDENECINCKACEIACPQDAITITRELPKRKDLITGEIEIDKDTCIYCGICEEMCPADAIEITYEEPTSINPVIASDINVDEDKCVHCGICKRVCPVDAIMQVCRICPYGEYEIELEPEITGTSYIDPELCVNCGWCQEICPVDAAKVTKPFEGELILDEETCQGCETCVMVCPCNVLSFPKPEKVGDKPEKLHKDETFCIYCGACERSCPVDAITVKRKKINYTPTKSKAWQNAFESLTK from the coding sequence ATGGAGACGACAGAAGTAATAGAAGAAGGAGGGAACATCACCGTCGAAAGAGCCGGCGAAGAATCCCGAAAATTGTTATTCAACAACGGTCTCTGCGCAGTCTGCGGCTTGTGCGAAGAAATCTGCCCAGTAGAAGCCATCGAAACCAACCCCACAGGCGCCATGATCAGAACAGAACAAGAAACCAGCAAAATAACAATAGACGAAGGAAAATGTGTACTATGTGGAATGTGCAGTTCAATATGCCCATTCCAAGCACTAGACCTCCAAATAGACGGCACATCCATAAAAGAAATCCCAGGATACCCACAACTAATAAAATCGGCCGAAATCGACGAAAACGAATGTATAAACTGTAAAGCCTGTGAAATAGCATGCCCACAAGATGCCATAACCATAACAAGAGAACTACCAAAAAGAAAAGACCTCATAACAGGAGAAATAGAAATAGACAAAGACACATGCATCTACTGTGGAATATGTGAAGAAATGTGCCCAGCAGACGCCATCGAAATAACCTACGAAGAGCCAACATCAATAAACCCAGTCATAGCCAGCGACATCAACGTAGACGAAGACAAATGCGTCCACTGCGGAATCTGCAAGAGAGTATGCCCAGTCGACGCAATAATGCAAGTATGCAGAATCTGCCCATACGGAGAATACGAAATTGAACTAGAACCAGAAATAACAGGAACATCCTACATAGACCCAGAACTATGCGTCAACTGCGGATGGTGCCAAGAAATCTGCCCGGTAGACGCAGCCAAAGTCACAAAACCATTCGAGGGCGAACTAATCCTTGACGAAGAAACATGTCAAGGATGCGAAACATGCGTTATGGTATGCCCATGTAACGTACTATCATTCCCCAAACCAGAAAAAGTCGGAGACAAACCAGAAAAACTCCACAAGGATGAAACATTCTGTATATACTGTGGTGCATGCGAAAGATCTTGTCCAGTAGATGCAATAACAGTTAAAAGGAAAAAAATCAACTACACACCAACCAAATCAAAGGCATGGCAAAATGCATTCGAATCCTTAACAAAATAA
- a CDS encoding tungsten formylmethanofuran dehydrogenase subunit G — protein sequence MAIELKAYPDLCHGCGNCVVACPVNALRSSEIAGGKGPTDEVEVIMVVEDGTINIKNSDLCGKCGTCVESCPVDAIRLEESE from the coding sequence ATGGCTATCGAATTAAAAGCATATCCAGACCTTTGTCACGGATGTGGAAACTGCGTCGTAGCATGTCCAGTAAATGCCTTAAGAAGCTCTGAAATCGCAGGAGGTAAAGGACCCACAGACGAAGTAGAAGTCATAATGGTAGTAGAAGATGGTACCATCAACATAAAAAATTCAGATCTCTGCGGAAAATGTGGAACATGCGTTGAAAGTTGTCCTGTAGACGCAATAAGATTGGAGGAATCAGAATGA
- a CDS encoding tungsten formylmethanofuran dehydrogenase subunit D, with the protein MRAILNTGRTIWQGQAIEAGKDLKLYVDAAAIVYMNPEMMRALGVREGDNVKVISEYGEIVVKVAETKEALPENMIFIPMGPWANSVVRPSTDSTATPSFKNIPVEVIPTDEKVLDMPTLMKKAYGKFGQI; encoded by the coding sequence ATGAGAGCAATACTAAATACTGGTAGAACAATATGGCAAGGACAAGCCATAGAAGCCGGGAAAGACCTTAAATTATACGTGGATGCCGCTGCAATAGTCTACATGAACCCCGAGATGATGAGAGCACTCGGAGTAAGAGAAGGAGACAACGTAAAAGTCATATCAGAATATGGAGAAATAGTGGTAAAAGTCGCGGAGACAAAAGAAGCCCTACCAGAAAACATGATATTCATTCCAATGGGTCCATGGGCCAACAGCGTTGTAAGACCAAGCACAGACTCAACAGCAACACCAAGCTTCAAAAACATCCCAGTAGAGGTCATACCAACAGATGAAAAGGTACTTGACATGCCCACATTAATGAAAAAGGCCTATGGCAAATTTGGTCAAATCTGA
- a CDS encoding tungsten formylmethanofuran dehydrogenase subunit A, which produces MELIIKNGFVYCPQNDIDGEKMDICVKDGKIVESVSDDADVIDASDKIVMPGGVDPHAHIAGPKVNIGRTYRPEDSKKAAAKFKGGRTGSGFSVPSTFMTGYNYAKMGYTTAMEAAMPPLLARHTHEEFYDTPLIDHAAYPLFGNNWFVMEYLKEGDIDKCVAYASWLLKVTKGYTIKLVNPAGTEAWGWGGNVHGIHEPAPYFDITPAEIIKGLAEVNEKLRLPHSIHLHCNDLGHPGNYETTLASFDVPKGIKPNPAVGSRDTILYATHVQFHSYGGTTWRDFESEAPAIADYVNKNDHLIIDVGQVTLDETTTMTADGPMEYDLHSLNGLKWANCDVELETGAGVVPFLYVPRAPVPSVQWGIGLELFLLIKDANKVCLTTDHPNAGPFIRYPRIMAWLMSNNYRMEYIEEKLHSWAQRKSSIATIDREYTFYEIAQVSRSTPAKALGLSDTKGHLAPGADADIAIYDINPETTDPSKDYMEIENAFANASYVLKDGEIIVKDGNVVKAREHGRTYWVDTQVEEDIYKEVLADVERKFKQYYSVNFENYPVQDAYLPKSAPVKGVIL; this is translated from the coding sequence ATGGAGCTTATAATAAAAAATGGATTTGTTTACTGCCCCCAAAACGACATTGACGGAGAAAAAATGGACATATGTGTCAAAGACGGTAAAATAGTTGAAAGCGTCAGCGACGATGCAGATGTTATCGACGCCTCCGACAAAATAGTAATGCCAGGTGGTGTGGACCCACACGCCCACATAGCAGGACCCAAAGTAAACATAGGAAGAACCTACAGGCCAGAAGACAGTAAAAAAGCCGCTGCCAAGTTTAAGGGTGGCAGAACAGGGAGCGGATTCTCAGTCCCATCAACATTCATGACAGGCTACAATTACGCAAAAATGGGTTACACTACTGCAATGGAAGCAGCAATGCCACCATTACTTGCAAGACACACACACGAGGAATTCTATGACACTCCCCTAATAGACCATGCAGCTTACCCATTATTTGGTAACAACTGGTTCGTAATGGAATATCTCAAAGAAGGAGATATTGACAAATGCGTAGCATATGCTTCATGGCTCCTAAAAGTCACAAAGGGCTACACCATAAAACTCGTGAACCCTGCAGGTACAGAAGCTTGGGGATGGGGTGGAAATGTCCATGGTATACACGAACCCGCACCATACTTCGACATCACACCCGCAGAAATCATAAAAGGACTTGCAGAAGTTAACGAAAAATTACGGCTTCCACACTCAATACACCTACACTGTAATGACCTCGGACACCCTGGTAACTATGAGACGACACTTGCGTCATTCGACGTCCCCAAGGGCATAAAACCTAACCCAGCAGTAGGAAGCAGAGACACGATCTTATATGCCACACACGTACAATTCCACAGTTACGGCGGAACAACATGGAGAGATTTCGAATCAGAAGCCCCAGCAATCGCAGATTATGTGAACAAAAACGACCACCTAATCATAGACGTTGGACAAGTGACACTAGATGAAACAACAACAATGACAGCAGACGGTCCAATGGAATATGACTTACATTCACTAAACGGCCTCAAATGGGCCAACTGCGACGTTGAACTTGAAACCGGCGCAGGAGTAGTCCCATTCTTATACGTGCCAAGAGCACCAGTCCCATCAGTCCAATGGGGAATCGGCCTAGAATTGTTCTTATTAATCAAAGACGCCAATAAAGTATGTCTTACAACAGACCATCCAAATGCAGGCCCATTCATTAGATACCCAAGGATCATGGCTTGGTTAATGAGCAACAATTATAGGATGGAATATATAGAAGAAAAATTACACAGCTGGGCCCAGAGAAAGAGCAGCATAGCGACAATTGACAGAGAATACACATTCTATGAGATAGCCCAAGTTTCAAGATCCACACCTGCAAAGGCACTTGGATTAAGTGATACTAAAGGACACCTTGCTCCTGGTGCAGATGCTGACATAGCAATATATGATATCAATCCAGAGACAACTGACCCATCCAAAGATTACATGGAAATCGAAAATGCATTCGCAAACGCAAGTTACGTCCTAAAAGATGGAGAAATCATAGTAAAAGATGGAAACGTTGTCAAGGCAAGAGAACATGGAAGAACATACTGGGTTGACACCCAAGTAGAAGAAGACATATACAAAGAAGTCCTAGCTGACGTTGAAAGAAAATTCAAACAATACTATTCCGTAAACTTCGAAAATTACCCTGTACAAGATGCATATCTGCCAAAATCTGCTCCAGTTAAAGGGGTGATATTATGA
- a CDS encoding tungsten formylmethanofuran dehydrogenase subunit C, translated as MSEIILTPLDQPDVPLEASNIKPDVFAGKTIDEIKNIQIFHGNTPVKLSDFFEVAGESSENPSEIRIVVEGDVDRTKRIGKGMSAGEILIKGDVNMYVGAEMKGGRITVEGNAASWAGQTMMGGELEILGDAGDYVGSAYRGDWRGMQGGTIIVHGNAGNEIGEYMNGGKIIIKGDVNIMTGIHMNNGLIIIEGDAVARVGAEMAGGTIVVNGIVQEFLPGFEYLGVEKDIEVDGQTIPGAFYKFLGDHAIKGAKGTVYVAVRGNGHIVL; from the coding sequence ATGAGCGAAATAATATTAACTCCTCTAGATCAACCAGACGTGCCATTAGAAGCCTCCAACATAAAACCTGACGTATTCGCCGGTAAAACCATCGATGAAATCAAAAACATCCAAATATTCCATGGGAACACTCCCGTTAAATTATCAGATTTCTTCGAAGTAGCTGGTGAATCATCAGAGAACCCATCAGAAATCAGAATAGTCGTTGAAGGTGACGTGGACAGGACAAAAAGGATAGGTAAAGGGATGAGCGCCGGCGAAATCCTCATAAAAGGCGATGTCAACATGTATGTCGGCGCAGAGATGAAAGGTGGTAGAATAACAGTTGAAGGAAACGCTGCATCATGGGCAGGGCAAACCATGATGGGCGGTGAACTGGAAATCCTAGGAGACGCCGGAGATTACGTAGGATCAGCATACCGTGGAGACTGGAGAGGAATGCAAGGCGGCACTATAATCGTCCATGGAAACGCGGGTAACGAGATAGGAGAATACATGAACGGTGGCAAAATCATTATCAAAGGCGACGTGAACATAATGACAGGAATCCACATGAACAACGGACTTATCATAATCGAAGGAGACGCTGTTGCAAGAGTTGGCGCCGAGATGGCAGGAGGAACAATAGTCGTAAATGGCATTGTCCAAGAATTCCTCCCAGGATTCGAATACCTAGGCGTTGAAAAGGATATTGAAGTCGATGGACAAACCATACCCGGAGCTTTCTACAAGTTCCTTGGGGATCATGCTATTAAAGGCGCGAAAGGGACAGTATACGTGGCCGTTAGAGGTAACGGTCATATAGTCCTATAA
- a CDS encoding tungsten formylmethanofuran dehydrogenase subunit B yields the protein MEYVKNVVCPFCGTLCDDIVCKVENNKIVGTINACRIAHNKFVHTKGATRYTKPLIRKNGEFVEVTYDEAIEKAAKILAESKRPLLYGWSCTECEAHAAGIELAEETGAVIDNTASVCHGPSVLALQDVGYPTCTLGEVKNRADVVVYWGCNPMHAHPRHISRHVFSRGFFRERGRPDRTLIVVDPRETDTAKLADIHLQVEFDRDYELIDAMRAYLLGHEILYDEVAGIPRETIEEAVEVMKNAQFGILFWGMGLTHSRGKHRNIDTAIMLTEDLNDFGKFNLIPMRGHYNVTGFNQVASWESGFPYCVDFSAGEPRYNPGETGANDLLQNREADAMMVIASDPGAHFPQTAVEHMAEIPVIAVEPHRTPTTELADIIIPPAIVGLEAEGTAYRMEGVPIRMRKVVETDLLSDREIVEKIMEKVREYKASK from the coding sequence ATGGAATACGTGAAAAATGTTGTCTGCCCCTTCTGCGGAACCCTATGTGACGACATCGTCTGTAAAGTGGAAAACAACAAGATAGTGGGTACAATAAACGCTTGCAGGATCGCTCACAACAAATTCGTGCACACAAAGGGCGCGACACGCTACACAAAACCACTCATAAGGAAAAACGGAGAATTTGTCGAAGTAACCTACGACGAAGCAATAGAAAAGGCCGCCAAGATCTTGGCAGAATCAAAAAGGCCTCTATTATATGGTTGGAGTTGCACTGAATGTGAAGCACATGCAGCAGGCATAGAACTTGCAGAAGAGACTGGAGCCGTCATTGACAACACAGCTTCTGTCTGTCATGGCCCTTCAGTACTCGCATTACAAGACGTAGGATACCCCACATGCACATTAGGTGAAGTTAAAAACAGAGCGGATGTCGTGGTCTATTGGGGATGCAATCCAATGCATGCACACCCAAGACACATATCACGCCATGTATTTTCTAGAGGATTCTTCAGAGAACGTGGAAGACCTGACAGGACACTTATCGTAGTTGACCCAAGGGAAACAGATACTGCAAAACTTGCAGACATCCACTTACAAGTAGAATTTGACAGGGACTACGAACTTATTGATGCAATGAGAGCATACCTACTCGGACATGAAATATTATACGATGAAGTGGCAGGAATACCAAGAGAAACCATTGAAGAAGCGGTTGAAGTCATGAAAAACGCCCAATTCGGGATACTATTTTGGGGTATGGGTCTAACGCATAGCAGAGGTAAACACAGAAACATTGACACAGCCATTATGTTAACTGAAGACTTGAACGACTTCGGTAAATTCAACCTAATACCAATGAGAGGCCACTATAATGTTACAGGGTTCAATCAGGTGGCTTCATGGGAGAGCGGATTCCCTTACTGTGTCGATTTTTCAGCTGGCGAACCAAGGTACAACCCAGGGGAAACTGGTGCCAATGACCTTCTCCAAAATAGGGAAGCAGATGCCATGATGGTTATAGCATCTGATCCAGGCGCACATTTCCCACAAACGGCTGTTGAGCACATGGCAGAGATTCCGGTGATAGCTGTTGAACCCCATAGGACGCCAACAACTGAACTGGCCGATATTATAATCCCACCTGCAATCGTTGGTCTTGAAGCAGAGGGCACAGCTTATAGGATGGAGGGCGTGCCTATAAGGATGAGAAAAGTCGTTGAAACAGACCTATTATCAGATAGAGAAATCGTGGAAAAAATCATGGAGAAGGTAAGAGAATACAAGGCATCAAAGTAG